The following nucleotide sequence is from Trifolium pratense cultivar HEN17-A07 linkage group LG2, ARS_RC_1.1, whole genome shotgun sequence.
TACACTTATGAAAGGCATGTGTCTTAGTGGTCAGGTTAATAAAGCATTGGATTTTCATGACGATGTTATATCAAAGGGATTTAAGCTTGATCAAATTAGTTATGGTATCTTGATTAATGGGTTATGTAAAAAAGGAGAAACAACAGCTGCCCTCCGGTTGCTTAGAAAGATTGAAGCGTTAATGGTTAAACCGAACGTGGTAATGTACAGCACGGTCATTCATAGTCTTTTCAAGGATAATCTTGTGAGTGATGCCTTTGGTTTATATTCTAAAATGATTGTCAAGAATATTTCTCCTAATGTTGTCACTTACACTAGTTTAATATATGGCTTTTGCATTGTGGGTCAATTCAAAGAAGCTGTTGGTTTGTTAAATGAAATGTTGTTGAAAAACATCAGCCCGAATGTTCTTACTTTTAATACACTGATTGATGGTTTATTTAAGAAAGGAGAGGTGAGAAAGGTTAGAAATGTGTTAGCTGTTATGATAAAACAGGGTGTGAAACCTAATGTTGTTACTTATAATTCTTTAATGGATGGGTATTTTTCGGTTAAAGAAGTAAACAAGGCCATATATGTGTTCAACACTATTGCTCGAACGGAAGTGAAACCAGATGTTTATAGTTACAGTGTCATGATTAATGGATTATGCAAGAATAAAATGGTGGATGAAGCCGTGAATCTCTTCAAagaaatgtatttaaaaaacatCTCTCTCGATACTGTAACATACAATTCGCTTATTGATGGGCTTTGCAAGTCGGGGAGAATCTCTGTTGTTTGGGATTTTCTTGATGAGATGTATGATAGAGGTCTACGTGCTGATGTGATCACTTACAATTCTATATTGGGTGCTTTGTGCAAAAGCCGTCAGGTTGACAAGGCAATTGAATTATTAGCGAAGATCAAAGACCAAGGAATTCAACTAGATATGTATACATACACTGTACTTGTCGATGGACTATGCAAAAATGGAAGACTTAAGGATGCACTAGAGATTTATCAGGATCTTTGGATTAAAGGCTACCATTTTGATGAGACGATGTATACTGTTATGATTGATGGGCTTTGTAAAGAGGGCTTGTTTGATGAAGCATTATCCTTAATGTCAAAAATGGAAGGTTGCACCCCTAATGGCATAACTTACACAACTCTTATTAAGGCTTTGTCAAAAAATGGCAAGAATGAGAAGGCGGTGAAACTTCATTG
It contains:
- the LOC123905816 gene encoding putative pentatricopeptide repeat-containing protein At1g12700, mitochondrial translates to MSFSALSYGGAITLSPSNNFNRRRVYSQAHSNSQLRHKPIPPIVKFTKKLTSLVKNNQFHTAISLSNQMELIGIQPNIVSLNILINCFCHLSQLNFAFSVLAKILKLGYKPNTITMTTLMKGMCLSGQVNKALDFHDDVISKGFKLDQISYGILINGLCKKGETTAALRLLRKIEALMVKPNVVMYSTVIHSLFKDNLVSDAFGLYSKMIVKNISPNVVTYTSLIYGFCIVGQFKEAVGLLNEMLLKNISPNVLTFNTLIDGLFKKGEVRKVRNVLAVMIKQGVKPNVVTYNSLMDGYFSVKEVNKAIYVFNTIARTEVKPDVYSYSVMINGLCKNKMVDEAVNLFKEMYLKNISLDTVTYNSLIDGLCKSGRISVVWDFLDEMYDRGLRADVITYNSILGALCKSRQVDKAIELLAKIKDQGIQLDMYTYTVLVDGLCKNGRLKDALEIYQDLWIKGYHFDETMYTVMIDGLCKEGLFDEALSLMSKMEGCTPNGITYTTLIKALSKNGKNEKAVKLHCEMIARGLL